In the Azospirillum sp. TSA2s genome, CCTCCCCTCTGGGGAACCGAAGATCGAAGGGGGCGGAAGTCCCTTGGAAAAATCTTGGAAAACTCGGCGTTATCGGCGGTCGGAACACCAACAAAACAACCGACCTTTAACCCCATTCTTTGAAGTCAGGTTTCTGAGAGGGCCGGGGGTAGCTGGGAGTCTCGTAACTTCCTGTAGAAACCGGCTTCCAAAGTAAGATCAAAGTTGCTAGTGCACTGACTCATACAAAAGGTTCAGGCAAGCGGCTGAGTTTATCGAGGATGGTGTCGGCCGGCTTGGTCCAGACGAAGGGCTTGGATTCCCTGTTGTGCTCGCGGATGTAGCGGGCGATGGCGTCCTGGAGGTCGGCCACGGACTTGAAGACGCCGCGCCGGATGCTCCGGCGAGTGATGATGGAGAAGAAGCCCTCGACCGCATTGATCCACGAGGCCGAGGTGGGCGTGAAATGGAAGACCCATCGCGGGTGATCGGCCAACCATTCCAGCACCTTTGGATGCTTATGGGTGGCGTAGTTGTCGACGATGGCGTGGATCACCTTGCCGGCCGGCACCACGCGCTCGACGGAGTTCAGGAACTTGATGAACTCCTTGTGGGTGTGCTTGGGCAGACAGCGGCCGACCACGGTGCCGTCCAGGGTGTTCAGCGCGGCGAACAGCGTGGTGGTGCCGTTGCGCTTGTAATCGTGCGTCATCGTCCCGCATTTGCCGGGCTTCAGCGGCAAACCCGGCTGGGTGCGATCGAGCGCCTGGATCTGGCTCTTCTCGTCGATGGACAGCACCACTGCGTGGCAGGGCGGGTCCATATAGAGGCCGACGATGTCCTCCACCTTGGCGGCGAACGCCGGATCGTTGGAGCGCTTGAAGGTGCGCAGGCGATGCGGCTGAAGCCGGTTGGCTTCCCAGATGCGCTGCACCGCGCGCAGGCTGATGCCAACGGCTTTGGCCACCGCCCGGCCGGTCCAGTGAGTCACCGCGCCGGGTGGTTCCGAGCAGGTCAGCGCCAGCACCTTGGCCACGGTGGCGGTCGGCAGCCGCGCCCGGCCGGGCTTGCGCGTCTTATCGCGCAACAGCCCGTCGATGCCTTGCTCGGCGTAGCGCACTTGCCACCGCCACACCGCTGGGCGGCTGACACCGGCCCGGCGTGCCACCTCCTGCACGGGCAACCGTTCGGCCGAGAGCACGATGATGTTCACCCGCTGGATATGCTTGAGCGGGCGGTTGCGGTCGCCGAGGAGTGCGGCCAAGCGCGCGCGATCCTCTGCTCTAACGATGACATTGACGGTCTGGGCCATGCCGACAGAATCGCACGTCGTCCGCCCCTTGTGAATCCTATGTCTGTGTCAGTGCACTCTCATGTCCCGTTTCAAGGGCTATGGGCGCAGGTGGTCGTCTCCGGTTTAACGCCGGATGGAAATACGGTGGGACTGGCACGCATAGCAGGAGGCGGAGCAGTCGAGACGACGGCTGATCAAACTCTGATGCGCGGGTTGGTTACCGCAGGACCGTGTTCCGTCTCGGGGCTGCCTCGGTCTAGCAGCGGGCGTCGCAAAGCGGCCACATAGTGCACACGAGGGTTCCCCTGGCGCGCTCCGCCTCCAGCTATGCGCGACAGTCGTTGTCGCTGAGCCGATCTGTCCTCCTCTCCGTGTGTTCCCCTCATCTCCAGCGGTTAAGGGGCCTGGACCGGCTCCACTTCGCGGGCAATCGCCCAGGCGAAAGCGGCCATCTCGCGCGCGATCGCCGTGACCACCACGTTGTGGTTCTTTCCCGTGGCCGTAAGCCGCCGGAACCGTGCGCACAGCCGTGTCTGAGCCTTCCAAGCGATACCCTGCACCGCCTTCGGCAAGCCTTCCAAACGGGCGCGGATCTCGTTGGTAACCCGCGCCGGCCAGCGGTAGCTCCACGCCCCTTCAATCAACACCCTGCGAGCTCGTGTATTGCCGGCCTTGGTGATGCCCTCACGCTGCACCTTGCGGCCGCTGGAATGCTCCGACGGCACCAAACCAAGATACGCCATGAGCTGACGGGGACTGGCAAAGCGGCGGAAGTCGCCGATCTCTGTTGCCAGCACCACAGCCGACAGGAATGCAACGCCGCGCATCGCCTGCAGAGCCTCGACCAGTGGTCGCAATGTCCAGGACTGGGCGAGCTCCTCGATTTGCCCGTTCAGCCGATCTCGCCGTGTCTCGGCGTCCGTTACGGTGTCAATCAATTCCTGGAGTACAATCTGCTGGGCCGGGTGCTCAAAGCGCTGGGTGGCCAGCCACCGGCGATGCGCTCCCGTCCATGGGCAGCGTCCGGTGAAGGTTCGGTTATGGCGCAGCAGGAAACTCTGCAACTGCTGACGGGCTCGGCGCACCATCTCCATTGCCGCGGTTCGCGCCCGGACCAGGTCGCGCATGGCTTCATGAGCCGCGTCGGGCACCCAGACCGCAGTGAGTTCGCCGGCACGGTGCAGCCGCGCCAGGGTCAAGGCATCGCGCCGGTCGGTCTTAACGTGATCGCCACTGCGTACTGGAATGAGTGAAGGCGCAACCACCACGCACTCATGGCCAAGATCACTGATCTGCCGGTGCAGTTCATAGCCGCACGGCCCAGCCTCGTAGCACACACTCAGCCGGCCGTACTTGCTGGCCAGTTTTCCGACCAGCCGACGCACTGTATCTGCCCGGTTGGGGATCTCGCCCCAAAAGCGCACCTCACCCGAGCGGCCAAGTTCGGCGACTGCGACGGCGATCGTCTCTTTGTGCGTGTCCATGGCGACAAACACCCCGGTATTCTGCTCCATGGCTCGTCTCCTATGTCTGAGGCCCGGCGCCGGCCCACCCGGCGCAATCCTCGTGTGTGACATAACGTGAGACGAGCCACCTGCAGCTCAGCAGGGACATGGGGTCTAGCTTATGTAGTATATATATTGCCTACGAGGACAACATGGGTCAGTTAACTAATGAGCAAAGACGCTTCCTTCTAGATCAAAAAATACCGCTGAGCATGGTATTCGATGCAACAGGAATGAAGCGCTCTGAATACAAGGAGGCAATGAAATCTCTCAACAAGCATTTTGCATTTGGTGTATCCCCATGTGAAAAGGGCGGACATACTTTAAGATCCCGTGCCGGGAATTGCATCCAGTGCGACACAGCGAATATCGCGTTTCAAAAAAGAAGCTATAAAGACGGCCATGTTTATCTCGCAGGCTCTCCCTCAAAGAAAACACTGAAAGTAGGCGTTACTTCTGACATGGAGCCAAGGATAAAAATACTAAACCACTATAGATATGGCGACGCGAATGATTGGGAATACCTAATTTCAGCCAAAACTGAAAAAGCTGGTGATGTTGAATTCAGTATACATGCTGCATTGGTAGATTATTCAGTTGAAGGACATTATTATAGAGAAGGGAAAAAGACACAGTGTTATGAGCTATTTAGTTGCGGATATGTAACTGCGCGTTCGGCTATGGTGGATATTATGACAGAAAAATCCTTTAAGGTTCATTCTCCAGAGAGTCGTTCATTAAAAGTTTACTGGTAAAGTTCGGTGAAGGGGCATGTGTTCTAGAGCATTTCGCCCCTTCTCAAAACGTTAGCTACGCGCTTTCAAGGATGCGGTAGACGCTGGCACGGCCGATCCCGAGTCGCTTGGCTATCTCACTGGCCCCCACGCCCTGCGCCTTCAAAGCCATTACGTCTTCGGCCTTAGCCTGTGCCGTGGGCTTCCTGCCCTTATACTTCCCCTCAGCCTTGGCCTTAGCGATACCCTCCCGCTGGCGTTCAAGCATGATGTCCCGCTCAAACTCTGCCACGCCGCTAAGGACGGTCAGCATCAGCTTGCCCGTGGGGGTGCTGGTGTCGATGCCCATGTTCAGGATGCGCAGGGAAGCGCCCTTGGCCTTCAGGGCGTCGAGGATCGTCATCAGGTGGGCGACGGAGCGGGCCAAGCGGTCGAGCTTCGTCACTACGAGGGCATCCCCTTCGCGGATGAAGTCGAGGGCGATGGCAAGCTGTTCCCGGTTCGCCACGTCCACAGAGGACACCTGTTCCTGAAACAGCCTCTCGCACCCTGCCGCCTGAAGGTCGCGGGCCTGTGCCTCAATGCCGGCTTTCTGATCAAGGGTGCTGGTGCGAGCGTAGCCGATCAACATGGCCTGTTCCGTCCTTGGTGTCTCAATGAACCCTTAGACGTTATCGCCCCACCGTCCCAAAATGGCAAGAGGTATTTCATTGGGACGGCTTAGGCGTGGGCGTGAGACGACTCGCTAGGGCACGGCCTATTGGAACAAACCGTCGCATCCTTAGGATCATCCAGCATGGACGTGAGAGCAGAACGGCTTGCAGCATAGGCTTTCGCTCTCCGTTATACGCGAGTATTCAGCAGCACAGTCAACTTCCGCTCTTTTGCTGCCTCTTTCGATACGTTAAGCTGCCCGGCATCTTCAAAAGGGGCAGAGAATGGCCGCAGCTAAGATTAAAGATGCCGACGCAGTAGATCAGATCGAAGTTGGAAAGATGCGGAAGCTGACTGTACAGAACTTCCGCGCAATCGGCGCAACGCCAGTCACCATTGATCTTGATACCATTGTAGTTCTTGTCGGGCCTAATAACGCAGGGAAAAGCTCTATACTTCGAGCTTATGAAGTAGCCATGTCCGAGGGGTCAAGCGCCGGCAAGCTTACGCTTGATGAGTTTCCGAATGGCAATATCGATCCAAAGAACCTGCCAATCATTGAGATTGAAACGGAAGTTGTTGGTGATCCACCAGCCAAAAAGTGGGTGACCGAGATTGACGGCAGGAAGGTGGTCCGCGAACGGTGGGTTTGGGAGACACCTGGGCCGGGTAAGCGGCAAGGGTGGAACACGGAGTTGCCGGATGGCGGTGGCTGGGACGATAAAAACGTCCCCTGGGGCGCCGCCAATGTTGCTAACTCACGTCGGCCACAGCCCCACGCAGTCAAAGCATTTGATTCACCCGAAGATCAAGCAAAGCAGATTAACAGTATCGTGCTCGCGTTGATCGAAGAAAGGGCACTAAGCATCGAAACAAGCGACGGAAGCGGCGAGAGTGAGTTTAGGCAGTTATCGCAGAGGCTCCGGGAATTTCAAGAGCGGGTCGTTTCACATGCACGCGTGGATATCGAAGAATTCGAAAATAAACTGACGGAGATGGTTGCGGGCATCTTTGCTGAACATGTAGTCACGTTTGAACCTGTACCGGCCGCAACAGAGAAAATAAAACTGTTTTCTAGCAACCGCCTTTTGGTAGGACGGAAAGACGGATACAGAAGCCCGTTGGAATTGCAGGGCAGTGGGGCCAGAAGAACGTTGCTGTGGTCTGTTCTGCGTATTGTCTCCGAAAACGGGGAGAAGGCACAGGCGCGTCCCCACCTTTTGCTCATAGACGAGCCGGAACTCTGTCTGCACCCGAATGCAGTTAGAGAGGCTTGCCGTGTCCTCTATGACCTCGCTGAGAATGCCGGTTGGCAGGTGATGGTCACGACGCACCATCCTGCATTTATCGACCTTGGGCGCGATAACAAGACCATTGTCAGGGTAGAGCGAAATGCAGCGGGGACGATTTCGGGCACGACCCTATTTAAACCGGCAACTGCAAATCTGAGTGTTTCGGATCGTGAGAACCTCCAACTATTGAACATCTATGATCCCTATGTAGGGGAGATGTTCTTTGGCGGCAATATTATCGTTGTCGAGGGCGATACAGAATATTCAGCGCTCCGCCATGTGGCATCAGAGCTAATTAAGCTTGGCGACGCAAGTCCGATACCTTGTGAACTCTTAAAGAATATGCACGTCGTGAAAGCAAGGGGTAAGTTCACGATTGTTTCGCTGTGTAAGATACTAAACCATTTTGGCACGAGGTATAGTGTTCTCCATGACGCGGATACTCCAACAATCACGATTGTCAAAGACGGCGAGAGCAAGGAACAGAAAAACTCAGCGTGGACCGCAAACACTGACATTATGACGGAGGTGAATGCCGCTCCTGACCCAACAAGAATTAGACTGATTGCCTCCGTCCCAAATTTTGAATCAGCCTATCTTGATTACGAGGCAAAAAAAGATAAGCCATATACTGCGGTGAAACGCATAGCTGCGGACAAAGACGCGTGGGCAAAAGTCGAAATGCTTCTCCACTGCCTTCTGAATCATGACGAGCCCCTTCCTACAGGGGCGCAGCCCACGCACCACATGCTCGCGCTCCACGAGGCGAACGCTATGGATTTCATGCTGTGACGCCGTGGCGTAGGTTGTAATCGGGTGCAACTTGCATCCCCCTGTGTGCGTCGGCCGGAAACACCCCTTCCGACGCGCTCGGGTGCGCTTACATCGCCGATGCTGTTGGCTTCGCCGCTCCCCATTGCTTCGCAGCCCATTGAACCCCTTTGGGCGTCCAGAGAGTCTGGTACTGCACCCGGTCATTTACCGTTGTGGTCTTCACCTCAAAGTAGCCGCGCCGCTGGTAGCGCTCATTAGGCATCAGGCAGCCGCTTCTGCACGACGCCAATTACGATAACCGCCTAACGACGATTGGAATGGCCGGAAGACGGCCCCGTCATCAGCCTCTCCCCCGTGATCACGGGGGAGAGGCTGATGACGGGAGCGCGGATCACCGACCGACAGGTCAGGCGGTACATGGACGAGCGCAGGCAAGGACGCGGTCAAGCGACAGCGGCGGTAAAGGCCGGGTTCAGTGAGCGGACGGCCCGGCGGATCGACGCCAACCCGATGCTGCCGAGCCAACGGCCGGGGGAACGGACCTGGCGCACCCGCGAGGATCCGTTCGCCGGGGTCTGGGAGGAGGAGTTGGTGCCGGTCCTGCGCTCGGCTCCGCACATCCGGGCGACCACGCTGTTGGAGGAACTCCAGCGCCGCCATCCCGGCGACTATCCCGACAGCATGCTGCGCTCGCTCCAGCGCCGGGTCGCGCTGTGGCGAGCCACGGAAGGCCCCGAGCAGGATTTGATCTTCCGCCAGGACCATCCCCCGGGGCATCAGGCCCTGTCCGACTTTACCGAGACCGCCAGCCTCGGTATCACCATCGACGGCGCTCCCTTCGACCATCTCCTCTACCATTTCTGGCTGGCCTACAGCGGCTGGGAGTCGGTCAAGCTCGTCCAGGGTGGCGAGAGCTTTACCGCGCTGACCGAAGGGCTTCAGGAAGCGCTGTGGCAACTCGGCGGCGTTCCTCACACCCATCGCACCGACCGCCTGTCCGCCGCCTACCGCAACCTGACGGCCGAGGACGACGAAGCCGCCGGATACGCTGCCTTCTGCCGCCACTACGGCATGACCCCGACCCGCAACAACGCCGGCGTCGCTCATGAGAACGGCAGCGTCGAAGCCTCCCATGGACATCTGAAGGCAGCCCTGCGCGACGCCCTCGATCTGCGGGGATCGCGCGATTTCCCGGACATCCCCGCCTACCAAGCCTTCCTGCAGGACACCATCGCCCGCAAGAACGCCCGCCGCCGAAAGGCACTGGAGGTGGAATTGCCGGAGCTCAAGCCGCTGCCCCGCCACCGCACCACCGATTTCTCCACCACCACCGTCACCGTGACCCGCAGCGGCACCATTTCCGTACGCAAGGTGCTCTACACCGTCCCGTCCCGCCTCGTGGGCTGCCGGCTCAAGGTGCACCTCTACGATGACCGGCTTCTTTGCTGGCTAGGCACGACCCAGGTGCTGACGCTCACCCGCAAGCATGCCAAAGGCAAGCAGCGTGATCGGGTCGTGGATTACCGTCACCTCGCCACGTCCCTGGTGCGCAAGCCGCAGGCATTCCGCCGCTCCGTCTTCCGCGACGAACTCTTTCCCCGCCCAGCCTTCCGCCGAGCCTGGGAGGTGCTGGACGAACGTCTCGACGATCGCAGAGCCTGTCGCGTCTACGTCGGCTTGCTGCATCTGGCTGCTACCGGCGCCTGCGAGGCCGCCCTGGCCGAGCATCTCGACGCCGTGCTCGACCGCGGCGACCTGCCCGATCTCGAGATTGCCCGGACGGCCGTGGCGCCGCCGCAACCTGCCGCCGTGCCGCTGATCACCGTGGCGCCAC is a window encoding:
- a CDS encoding ATP-dependent endonuclease — encoded protein: MAAAKIKDADAVDQIEVGKMRKLTVQNFRAIGATPVTIDLDTIVVLVGPNNAGKSSILRAYEVAMSEGSSAGKLTLDEFPNGNIDPKNLPIIEIETEVVGDPPAKKWVTEIDGRKVVRERWVWETPGPGKRQGWNTELPDGGGWDDKNVPWGAANVANSRRPQPHAVKAFDSPEDQAKQINSIVLALIEERALSIETSDGSGESEFRQLSQRLREFQERVVSHARVDIEEFENKLTEMVAGIFAEHVVTFEPVPAATEKIKLFSSNRLLVGRKDGYRSPLELQGSGARRTLLWSVLRIVSENGEKAQARPHLLLIDEPELCLHPNAVREACRVLYDLAENAGWQVMVTTHHPAFIDLGRDNKTIVRVERNAAGTISGTTLFKPATANLSVSDRENLQLLNIYDPYVGEMFFGGNIIVVEGDTEYSALRHVASELIKLGDASPIPCELLKNMHVVKARGKFTIVSLCKILNHFGTRYSVLHDADTPTITIVKDGESKEQKNSAWTANTDIMTEVNAAPDPTRIRLIASVPNFESAYLDYEAKKDKPYTAVKRIAADKDAWAKVEMLLHCLLNHDEPLPTGAQPTHHMLALHEANAMDFML
- a CDS encoding IS110 family transposase, with the translated sequence MEQNTGVFVAMDTHKETIAVAVAELGRSGEVRFWGEIPNRADTVRRLVGKLASKYGRLSVCYEAGPCGYELHRQISDLGHECVVVAPSLIPVRSGDHVKTDRRDALTLARLHRAGELTAVWVPDAAHEAMRDLVRARTAAMEMVRRARQQLQSFLLRHNRTFTGRCPWTGAHRRWLATQRFEHPAQQIVLQELIDTVTDAETRRDRLNGQIEELAQSWTLRPLVEALQAMRGVAFLSAVVLATEIGDFRRFASPRQLMAYLGLVPSEHSSGRKVQREGITKAGNTRARRVLIEGAWSYRWPARVTNEIRARLEGLPKAVQGIAWKAQTRLCARFRRLTATGKNHNVVVTAIAREMAAFAWAIAREVEPVQAP
- the istA gene encoding IS21 family transposase; the encoded protein is MTGARITDRQVRRYMDERRQGRGQATAAVKAGFSERTARRIDANPMLPSQRPGERTWRTREDPFAGVWEEELVPVLRSAPHIRATTLLEELQRRHPGDYPDSMLRSLQRRVALWRATEGPEQDLIFRQDHPPGHQALSDFTETASLGITIDGAPFDHLLYHFWLAYSGWESVKLVQGGESFTALTEGLQEALWQLGGVPHTHRTDRLSAAYRNLTAEDDEAAGYAAFCRHYGMTPTRNNAGVAHENGSVEASHGHLKAALRDALDLRGSRDFPDIPAYQAFLQDTIARKNARRRKALEVELPELKPLPRHRTTDFSTTTVTVTRSGTISVRKVLYTVPSRLVGCRLKVHLYDDRLLCWLGTTQVLTLTRKHAKGKQRDRVVDYRHLATSLVRKPQAFRRSVFRDELFPRPAFRRAWEVLDERLDDRRACRVYVGLLHLAATGACEAALAEHLDAVLDRGDLPDLEIARTAVAPPQPAAVPLITVAPPDLAGYDSLLRPAPSTADPEPA
- a CDS encoding GIY-YIG nuclease family protein, producing the protein MGQLTNEQRRFLLDQKIPLSMVFDATGMKRSEYKEAMKSLNKHFAFGVSPCEKGGHTLRSRAGNCIQCDTANIAFQKRSYKDGHVYLAGSPSKKTLKVGVTSDMEPRIKILNHYRYGDANDWEYLISAKTEKAGDVEFSIHAALVDYSVEGHYYREGKKTQCYELFSCGYVTARSAMVDIMTEKSFKVHSPESRSLKVYW
- a CDS encoding phage antirepressor KilAC domain-containing protein; the encoded protein is MPNERYQRRGYFEVKTTTVNDRVQYQTLWTPKGVQWAAKQWGAAKPTASAM
- a CDS encoding recombinase family protein, which encodes MLIGYARTSTLDQKAGIEAQARDLQAAGCERLFQEQVSSVDVANREQLAIALDFIREGDALVVTKLDRLARSVAHLMTILDALKAKGASLRILNMGIDTSTPTGKLMLTVLSGVAEFERDIMLERQREGIAKAKAEGKYKGRKPTAQAKAEDVMALKAQGVGASEIAKRLGIGRASVYRILESA
- a CDS encoding IS630 family transposase, whose amino-acid sequence is MAQTVNVIVRAEDRARLAALLGDRNRPLKHIQRVNIIVLSAERLPVQEVARRAGVSRPAVWRWQVRYAEQGIDGLLRDKTRKPGRARLPTATVAKVLALTCSEPPGAVTHWTGRAVAKAVGISLRAVQRIWEANRLQPHRLRTFKRSNDPAFAAKVEDIVGLYMDPPCHAVVLSIDEKSQIQALDRTQPGLPLKPGKCGTMTHDYKRNGTTTLFAALNTLDGTVVGRCLPKHTHKEFIKFLNSVERVVPAGKVIHAIVDNYATHKHPKVLEWLADHPRWVFHFTPTSASWINAVEGFFSIITRRSIRRGVFKSVADLQDAIARYIREHNRESKPFVWTKPADTILDKLSRLPEPFV